In one Hymenobacter sp. DG25B genomic region, the following are encoded:
- a CDS encoding FAD binding domain-containing protein: MNNFAFQTAASAKQVTGAFRDDKQAAYLAGGTTLLDLMKLNVLQPSQLVDINSLPFKGISETADGLRIGAMERMSDVGENPMVMQQYPAVSEALLLAASPQLRNMASIGGNLLQRTRCGYFRDTAFPCNKRQPGSGCPAINGENRNHAILGTSEQCIATYPGDLAVALIALDAVLHLESAKGKARRVPLLDFYLTPGNTPQRETTLEPGELITAVTVPAAAHARKSKYLKVRDRASYAFALVSAAVGLDVQGGIIRSARVALGSVGTKPWRAQAAEQLLVGKAPTEENFRAAAALAVQGANPQKHNAFKVELAQNTLVRALQEVAG, translated from the coding sequence ATGAACAACTTCGCCTTTCAAACTGCGGCCTCGGCCAAACAGGTCACCGGCGCCTTCCGCGACGACAAGCAGGCGGCTTACCTGGCCGGCGGCACCACGCTGCTGGACCTCATGAAGCTGAACGTGCTGCAGCCCAGCCAGCTTGTTGATATCAATTCCCTTCCATTCAAAGGTATTTCGGAAACCGCCGATGGCCTGCGCATCGGGGCCATGGAGCGCATGAGCGACGTGGGCGAAAACCCCATGGTGATGCAGCAGTATCCGGCCGTTTCGGAGGCGTTGCTGCTGGCGGCCTCGCCCCAGCTGCGCAACATGGCCAGCATCGGGGGCAACCTGCTGCAGCGCACTCGTTGCGGCTACTTTCGGGATACGGCTTTTCCCTGCAACAAGCGCCAGCCCGGCTCGGGCTGCCCGGCCATCAACGGTGAAAACCGCAACCACGCTATTCTGGGCACCAGCGAGCAGTGCATCGCCACCTACCCCGGCGACCTGGCCGTGGCCCTCATTGCCCTGGATGCCGTGCTGCACCTGGAAAGCGCCAAAGGCAAAGCCCGCCGCGTGCCCCTGCTGGACTTTTACCTCACGCCCGGCAACACGCCCCAGCGCGAAACCACGCTGGAGCCCGGCGAGCTGATTACGGCTGTTACCGTGCCGGCCGCCGCGCACGCCCGCAAATCCAAATACCTGAAAGTGCGCGACCGGGCCAGCTATGCCTTTGCGCTGGTGTCGGCGGCGGTGGGGCTCGATGTGCAGGGCGGCATTATCCGCTCGGCTAGGGTAGCTCTGGGCAGCGTGGGCACCAAGCCCTGGCGTGCTCAGGCCGCCGAGCAGCTGCTGGTAGGCAAAGCACCCACGGAAGAGAATTTTCGGGCGGCGGCCGCGCTGGCGGTGCAGGGAGCCAACCCCCAGAAGCACAACGCTTTCAAGGTAGAGCTGGCGCAGAACACGCTGGTGCGGGCCCTGCAGGAAGTGGCTGGTTAA
- a CDS encoding xanthine dehydrogenase family protein molybdopterin-binding subunit — protein sequence MSSEPKFFEQPAGGVVGKPMDRVDGRAKVTGAARYSAEFPLPGLTYAVLVTSAVANARVTLDTNEAGRAPGVLAVFTHQNIPKLAVLPDSPDRPKGWTPPMKYMPLSNNEVQYANQPIAVVVADSLERAQHAATLVKVSYQANEPIASFLDPKAKLFDPLAIQDGKVPARKVRGNPKAVFAQSAVQHKATYTHAINHHNPMEPGATTAVWEGNRLTVYDATQGITRTQTSLAATFGLPRDQVRVITQYLGGGFGCKGSCWPHTVLAAQVARGVGRPVKLVLTRPQMFTSLGHREDQTQTLQVGATKEGKITALIHEKTSTTSPWDNYAESNSKIIGMLYASPNFEATYQLARANVMPSTFMRAPGEAPGSFAIESSLDDIAYQLGLDPIEIRLRNYADKDPNDGKAWSSKSLKECYARGAELFGWSKRNPKPGQTREGRYLVGMGMATASYPVHSSQGTARIRLFADGRAVVQSGATDLGTGTYTVMTQTAADVLGLPPERIRFELGDTTLPTAPNSGGSVAAGTVSSSIFVAAQDVWRKVKELAIGDKKSPLYRAKPEDIVVEGGKLMLKKDRSKAEPFAAILERARLSDIESTGMGRYGAGFEGDDKTTDSGGQPKEYSMHSFGAHFCEVKVDPELGTVRVTRWVGVHGAGRILNAKTARSQMIGGAIFGIGSALMEATERDQNFARYVNSDLAGYHVPVQADIPDMTIEFVDEKDPYINAMGVKGIGELGMVGVAAAVANAVYHATGKRIRSLPITPDKLLGQAAV from the coding sequence ATGAGCAGTGAACCAAAGTTTTTTGAACAGCCCGCCGGTGGGGTAGTGGGCAAGCCCATGGACCGGGTAGATGGTCGGGCGAAGGTGACGGGCGCGGCCCGGTACTCAGCCGAGTTTCCGCTGCCGGGGCTTACGTATGCCGTGCTGGTCACCAGCGCCGTAGCCAATGCCAGGGTAACGCTGGATACCAACGAGGCCGGGCGGGCGCCGGGCGTGCTGGCCGTATTCACCCACCAGAACATTCCCAAGCTGGCCGTGCTGCCCGACAGCCCCGACCGGCCCAAAGGCTGGACCCCGCCCATGAAGTACATGCCCCTCTCTAACAACGAGGTGCAGTACGCCAACCAGCCCATTGCCGTGGTAGTAGCCGATTCCCTGGAGCGAGCCCAGCATGCCGCCACGCTGGTGAAAGTAAGCTACCAGGCCAACGAGCCCATTGCCAGCTTCCTGGACCCCAAAGCCAAGCTTTTTGACCCCCTGGCTATTCAGGATGGTAAGGTGCCGGCGCGGAAAGTGCGCGGCAACCCCAAGGCGGTATTTGCCCAGTCGGCGGTGCAGCACAAGGCCACCTACACGCACGCCATCAACCACCACAACCCCATGGAGCCCGGTGCTACCACCGCGGTATGGGAAGGCAACCGCCTCACGGTATATGACGCCACCCAGGGCATTACCCGTACTCAGACTTCTCTGGCCGCCACGTTTGGCCTGCCCCGCGACCAGGTGCGCGTCATTACCCAATACCTGGGTGGCGGCTTTGGCTGCAAAGGCTCCTGCTGGCCGCACACGGTATTGGCCGCGCAGGTAGCCCGTGGAGTGGGCCGCCCGGTAAAACTGGTGCTCACCCGGCCCCAGATGTTTACCTCCCTGGGCCACCGCGAAGACCAGACCCAGACCTTGCAGGTGGGCGCCACCAAGGAAGGCAAAATCACGGCCCTGATCCACGAAAAAACCTCCACTACGTCGCCCTGGGACAATTACGCCGAGTCGAACAGCAAGATTATTGGCATGCTGTACGCCAGCCCCAATTTTGAGGCCACCTACCAGTTGGCCCGCGCCAATGTGATGCCCTCCACCTTTATGCGCGCCCCCGGGGAGGCCCCGGGCTCGTTCGCCATTGAGTCTTCGCTGGATGATATTGCTTACCAGCTCGGCCTCGACCCCATTGAAATCCGGCTGCGGAATTACGCCGATAAAGACCCCAACGATGGGAAAGCGTGGTCGAGCAAGAGCCTGAAGGAGTGCTACGCCCGCGGCGCCGAGCTGTTTGGGTGGAGCAAGCGCAACCCCAAGCCCGGCCAGACCCGCGAGGGTCGCTACCTGGTGGGCATGGGCATGGCCACCGCCAGCTACCCGGTGCACAGCTCCCAGGGCACGGCCCGCATCCGGCTGTTTGCTGATGGGCGCGCCGTAGTGCAAAGCGGCGCCACGGATCTGGGCACCGGCACTTACACCGTAATGACGCAAACCGCCGCCGATGTGCTGGGCCTGCCGCCGGAGCGCATCCGGTTTGAGCTGGGCGATACCACGCTGCCCACGGCGCCTAACTCCGGTGGCTCCGTAGCCGCAGGCACGGTGTCCTCGTCTATTTTTGTGGCCGCGCAGGATGTGTGGCGCAAGGTGAAGGAGCTGGCTATCGGCGACAAAAAATCACCCTTGTACCGGGCCAAGCCGGAAGATATTGTAGTGGAAGGGGGTAAGCTGATGCTGAAGAAGGACCGCAGCAAAGCGGAGCCTTTTGCCGCCATCCTGGAGCGCGCCCGGCTCTCTGATATCGAAAGCACAGGCATGGGCCGCTACGGCGCCGGCTTTGAGGGCGACGATAAAACCACGGACTCCGGCGGGCAGCCCAAAGAGTACTCCATGCACTCTTTTGGCGCGCATTTCTGCGAGGTGAAGGTAGACCCCGAGCTGGGCACCGTACGCGTAACGCGCTGGGTGGGCGTGCACGGCGCCGGCCGCATCCTCAACGCCAAAACCGCCCGCAGCCAGATGATTGGCGGCGCTATTTTCGGCATCGGCTCCGCGCTGATGGAAGCCACCGAGCGCGACCAGAACTTTGCCCGCTACGTGAATTCTGACCTGGCCGGCTACCACGTACCTGTGCAGGCCGATATTCCGGACATGACCATTGAGTTTGTGGACGAAAAGGACCCCTACATCAATGCCATGGGGGTGAAGGGCATCGGCGAGCTGGGCATGGTGGGCGTGGCCGCGGCCGTGGCCAATGCCGTGTATCATGCCACCGGGAAACGCATCCGCAGCCTGCCCATTACGCCGGATAAGCTGCTGGGGCAAGCAGCAGTTTAG